From Methanosarcina lacustris Z-7289, one genomic window encodes:
- the hdrA2 gene encoding CoB-CoM heterodisulfide reductase HdrA2, giving the protein MRIGVYVCHCGLNIAGVIDVSALEEMASKLEDVVLSRDVQFLCSDSGQEGIIKDIKDNKIDRVVVAACSPRLHEKTFRHVMEKADLNPYLLEMVNIREQCSWVHADDPQMATQKAFDLIRMGVAKAKFLRELSATSSKASKNVLVIGGGVAGIEAALNLAETGFPVTMVERESTIGGKMALMNEVFPTNDCSICVLAPKMTDVQNHPNITLYTYSEITDISGSVGKFHVKVKRKPRFVIEDKCKGCVDLCAGVCPVEIENPMNYGIGKSRAIYMPIPQSVPQVVLIDPDHCVGCGLCQQACPADAVDYEQKPEEIELEAGAVIVSTGYQLFDASRKKEYGFGKYPDVITNMQLERMLNSAGPTGGRVLKPSDEKPPKSVAFIQCVGSRDKTVGNEYCSRVCCMAALKNSQMIKERYPDTEVTIHYIDIRAAGEMYEEYYIRTQKMGVDFIRGKVAEIYQGDDGRPVLRYENTLECRPEEEAYDMVVLSTGYEPAKAAEGICRMLNLSRRPDRFFAPAHPKMRPVDAPVSGVFLAGCASGPKEIQVSIAQGSACASKAMQLLSTGVLKADPMGAHVDPEKCIGCRTCVDVCKFGKISIVDKKAVVDEVSCYGCGDCSAACPVGAIQMRNFENEQILAQVRAATAHKSQCPFVVAFLCNWCSYACADLTGMSRIHYPTNIRVIRTMCSARVNPEFVLEALKGGADGVLVAGCRMDECHYIHGNFDAEKRMDVLKEIIKEIGLDPKRLRTLWISAAEGERFSNTITEFVKELEEIGPIGTELKQECTGTEQEEVAQ; this is encoded by the coding sequence ATGCGAATCGGAGTCTACGTTTGCCATTGCGGACTGAACATTGCAGGAGTAATTGATGTTTCAGCCCTTGAGGAAATGGCGAGTAAACTGGAAGATGTGGTACTTTCCCGGGATGTACAGTTTCTGTGTTCCGATTCCGGACAGGAAGGTATCATTAAGGACATAAAGGATAACAAAATCGACAGGGTTGTGGTAGCTGCCTGTTCCCCAAGGCTGCACGAAAAAACCTTCAGGCATGTCATGGAAAAAGCCGACCTTAACCCTTACCTTCTGGAAATGGTAAACATAAGGGAGCAGTGCTCCTGGGTGCATGCCGACGATCCCCAGATGGCGACCCAGAAGGCTTTTGACCTGATAAGGATGGGGGTTGCAAAGGCCAAATTCCTCCGGGAACTGAGTGCAACAAGCTCTAAAGCCAGCAAAAATGTCCTTGTCATAGGGGGAGGGGTTGCAGGAATCGAGGCTGCCCTGAACCTTGCCGAAACAGGATTTCCTGTGACGATGGTGGAAAGGGAATCCACAATCGGGGGTAAAATGGCTCTGATGAACGAGGTCTTTCCTACAAACGACTGTTCAATCTGTGTGCTTGCCCCAAAAATGACGGACGTGCAGAACCACCCGAACATCACTCTTTACACCTACTCAGAAATTACCGATATTTCAGGGTCGGTTGGAAAATTCCATGTAAAAGTCAAACGTAAACCAAGATTCGTTATTGAAGACAAATGTAAGGGATGTGTGGACCTCTGCGCCGGGGTCTGTCCCGTGGAAATAGAAAACCCCATGAACTACGGGATTGGAAAAAGTCGGGCTATCTACATGCCAATCCCCCAGTCCGTCCCCCAGGTGGTTCTCATCGATCCTGACCACTGCGTGGGCTGCGGGCTCTGCCAGCAGGCGTGTCCTGCAGACGCTGTGGATTACGAACAGAAGCCTGAGGAAATAGAGTTAGAAGCTGGGGCCGTCATTGTTTCTACAGGCTATCAGCTCTTTGATGCTTCCAGGAAAAAAGAATATGGTTTTGGGAAGTACCCGGATGTCATCACGAACATGCAGCTTGAGCGGATGTTGAACTCTGCAGGGCCCACTGGGGGGAGGGTCCTCAAGCCCTCTGACGAAAAACCCCCGAAAAGCGTTGCATTCATCCAGTGTGTAGGGTCCAGGGACAAAACCGTGGGTAACGAATACTGTTCCCGCGTCTGCTGTATGGCCGCACTCAAGAACTCCCAGATGATTAAGGAGCGTTACCCGGACACGGAAGTCACCATCCACTACATCGACATCCGGGCAGCCGGAGAGATGTACGAGGAATACTATATCAGGACCCAGAAAATGGGCGTAGACTTCATCCGCGGGAAGGTCGCGGAAATCTATCAGGGAGATGACGGCAGGCCAGTTCTCCGCTATGAAAACACCCTGGAATGCCGCCCCGAGGAGGAAGCCTATGACATGGTGGTTCTCTCTACAGGTTACGAACCCGCCAAAGCTGCAGAAGGGATATGCAGAATGCTGAACCTTTCCCGGAGGCCGGACAGGTTTTTTGCCCCCGCTCACCCTAAGATGCGTCCTGTAGACGCCCCGGTGAGTGGAGTTTTCCTGGCAGGCTGCGCCTCAGGCCCCAAGGAAATCCAGGTGTCGATTGCCCAGGGAAGTGCCTGCGCTTCAAAAGCAATGCAGCTCCTGAGTACCGGGGTGCTTAAAGCCGACCCTATGGGGGCGCATGTTGATCCCGAAAAGTGCATTGGATGCAGGACCTGTGTAGATGTCTGCAAGTTCGGGAAGATCAGCATTGTGGACAAGAAAGCGGTGGTAGACGAGGTTTCGTGTTACGGCTGCGGAGACTGCAGTGCCGCATGCCCTGTGGGTGCAATCCAGATGCGGAATTTCGAAAATGAGCAGATCCTGGCCCAGGTCAGAGCTGCAACAGCCCATAAGTCCCAGTGCCCCTTTGTTGTGGCTTTTCTCTGCAACTGGTGCAGTTATGCCTGTGCAGACCTGACAGGAATGTCGAGGATCCATTACCCGACAAACATCAGGGTCATCCGTACTATGTGTTCTGCAAGGGTAAACCCGGAATTCGTGCTTGAAGCCTTAAAAGGCGGAGCTGACGGAGTGCTTGTTGCAGGATGCAGGATGGATGAGTGCCACTACATTCACGGAAACTTTGATGCAGAAAAGCGCATGGATGTCTTAAAAGAAATCATAAAGGAAATAGGGCTTGACCCGAAAAGGCTCAGGACCCTCTGGATCTCGGCTGCCGAAGGAGAACGTTTCTCGAACACAATCACCGAGTTTGTAAAAGAACTAGAAGAAATAGGGCCTATAGGGACCGAACTCAAGCAGGAATGTACGGGGACCGAACAGGAGGAGGTGGCACAGTGA
- the iscB gene encoding RNA-guided endonuclease IscB yields the protein MIFVLNKNKQPLSPCHSAVARKLLKTGKAVIHKKYPFTIRLKELKTSINKAEFRLKIDYGSRHTGLAILNGSKVIGLAQIHHKTSIKSNMDSRRAMRRTRRNRTTRYRKPRFNNRKRKERWLPPSLQSRVDNIQNWINRLQKLCPLTHISYENAKFDTQLMQNPEVSGVEYQQGELQGYEVREYLLEKWNRKCAYCGAENVPLEIEHIIPKARHGTSRVSNLTLACRTCNEAKGTKTAEEFGYPDIQKQARIPLRDATLVTATRWKVYSVLVETGLEVECGTGARTKMNRIRLNLPKDHHFDAICVGASTPDKIIFKTNQVLHIKAKGRGSHCRTNLDKYGFPRGYLSRQKSFFGFQTGDIVKAVVPKGKYKGILFGAVACRKTGYFDIKNKEGVRIGQGINHKYCNILSRADGYEYATEHLEVDGIPLTTEVIGILP from the coding sequence ATGATTTTCGTATTAAACAAAAACAAACAACCGTTAAGCCCCTGTCATTCAGCAGTTGCCAGAAAATTGCTGAAAACAGGAAAAGCGGTTATTCATAAAAAATATCCATTTACAATTCGACTAAAAGAGTTGAAAACCTCTATAAATAAAGCTGAATTCCGATTAAAAATAGATTATGGAAGCCGACACACGGGTTTGGCTATCTTAAATGGTTCTAAAGTAATTGGGCTTGCTCAAATCCATCACAAAACCAGTATTAAAAGCAATATGGATAGCCGCAGAGCAATGCGGAGAACTCGACGAAATAGAACAACCAGGTATAGAAAACCCAGATTCAACAACAGAAAAAGAAAAGAACGTTGGCTTCCCCCATCCCTGCAAAGCAGGGTAGACAACATCCAAAATTGGATTAATAGACTGCAAAAACTGTGTCCTTTGACTCATATTTCGTATGAAAATGCCAAATTTGATACCCAACTAATGCAAAATCCTGAAGTTTCAGGTGTTGAATATCAGCAAGGAGAACTTCAGGGGTATGAAGTTAGGGAATACTTGCTTGAGAAATGGAATAGAAAATGTGCATATTGCGGAGCAGAAAATGTTCCGCTTGAAATAGAACATATCATACCAAAAGCAAGACATGGAACGAGCAGAGTTTCCAATTTAACATTAGCTTGCAGAACTTGCAATGAAGCAAAAGGAACTAAAACAGCAGAAGAATTTGGGTATCCTGATATTCAAAAACAAGCAAGAATACCACTGAGGGATGCTACACTTGTCACAGCTACACGATGGAAAGTCTACAGTGTTCTTGTAGAAACTGGACTTGAAGTTGAATGTGGAACAGGTGCGAGAACTAAGATGAATAGAATCAGGTTGAATCTACCCAAAGATCATCATTTTGATGCAATTTGTGTTGGTGCTTCAACACCAGATAAAATAATATTCAAAACAAACCAGGTTCTACACATAAAAGCAAAAGGTAGAGGATCACATTGCAGAACCAATCTTGATAAGTACGGATTTCCGAGAGGGTATCTGAGTAGACAAAAGAGTTTCTTTGGATTCCAGACAGGAGATATTGTTAAAGCGGTTGTTCCGAAAGGAAAATACAAAGGAATTCTATTTGGTGCTGTAGCTTGTAGAAAAACAGGGTATTTTGATATTAAAAATAAAGAAGGTGTTAGAATAGGGCAGGGAATTAATCATAAATATTGCAATATTTTGAGTAGAGCAGATGGATACGAATATGCCACAGAGCATTTGGAAGTTGACGGAATTCCTCTTACGACTGAAGTCATAGGCATCCTTCCTTAA
- a CDS encoding DEAD/DEAH box helicase, with translation MKSIDEHGFESPSAIQEKSIPLILAGEDVIAGAATGSGKTLAFASGILQNSEKGKGIQALILTPTRELAEQVANSFREFSKYDPLNIVSIYGGVGINPQIKELKNAEVVVGTPGRLLDHISRNTIKFNNVKTLAIDEADHMFDMGFKVDVEKIIKECPQKRQTLLFSATITKDVVQLSRKYMKNPVRVSVESYIDPQKLNQVVYKVQDEMKLSLLVYLLQNEKSNLGMVFCNTKRNTDKVAKNLRKSGINAVAIHGGLRQNERTRIMEKFHSGNIGVLVCTDVAGRGLDIQGVSHVYNYDIPRESKQYIHRIGRTARAGAEGKAINILSKNDHANFMSVLKDNDVNIKEHALPALKKIVIERPDIKLPKPVNRMNSPSRKGPQNTRHRNY, from the coding sequence TTGAAATCAATAGATGAACATGGCTTTGAAAGCCCTTCAGCAATACAGGAAAAATCAATTCCCCTAATACTTGCTGGGGAAGATGTTATAGCCGGAGCCGCAACAGGTTCCGGAAAAACACTCGCATTTGCTTCCGGCATATTACAAAATTCCGAAAAAGGAAAAGGAATTCAGGCTTTGATCCTGACCCCTACAAGAGAACTGGCGGAGCAGGTGGCAAATTCGTTCAGGGAATTCTCAAAATACGACCCGTTAAATATCGTATCTATCTATGGCGGTGTAGGGATCAATCCACAAATTAAAGAATTAAAGAATGCCGAGGTTGTTGTGGGAACACCCGGTAGGCTACTCGATCATATCAGTAGAAATACCATCAAATTCAATAATGTGAAAACCCTTGCCATTGATGAGGCAGACCATATGTTTGATATGGGATTCAAAGTGGATGTAGAAAAAATTATCAAGGAATGTCCTCAAAAAAGGCAGACCCTTTTGTTCTCTGCAACCATTACAAAAGATGTTGTCCAGCTTTCCCGCAAGTACATGAAAAACCCGGTTCGAGTATCAGTAGAGTCTTATATCGACCCGCAAAAATTGAATCAGGTTGTTTATAAAGTACAGGATGAAATGAAATTATCTCTGCTCGTTTATCTTCTACAAAATGAGAAGTCAAACCTCGGGATGGTTTTCTGCAACACAAAAAGAAACACTGACAAAGTCGCAAAAAACCTGAGAAAATCAGGTATCAATGCCGTGGCAATTCATGGCGGATTGAGACAGAACGAACGAACTCGCATAATGGAAAAATTCCATTCCGGAAACATAGGCGTCCTTGTATGCACAGATGTAGCCGGAAGAGGACTTGATATACAGGGTGTTTCCCATGTTTACAATTATGATATTCCCAGGGAGAGTAAACAGTATATTCACAGGATTGGAAGAACTGCACGAGCAGGAGCAGAAGGAAAAGCGATAAATATCCTTTCCAAAAATGACCATGCGAATTTCATGAGTGTGTTGAAAGACAATGATGTAAATATTAAGGAACATGCACTACCTGCTCTGAAGAAGATTGTAATTGAAAGACCGGATATAAAATTGCCAAAGCCGGTAAATAGGATGAACAGCCCCTCCAGAAAAGGTCCGCAAAATACCAGGCACAGAAACTATTAG
- a CDS encoding 4Fe-4S binding protein, whose product MDLQGTHFLYTQATEKSLKTLDYDYKRCNGCGICVDICPTKALELGPIHEIATGLDAPSVMMDLEKCTFCRMCSNLCPVQAISFEAVGEVPDENQYPKYDTYVNINEKCLPCLLCEGACPQDAIEVEFTFPKKEEIAPFKEGVKGEIEIDTEKCNFCGICARFCDAFLLLEREPTPENPVPFEQLLVDEDKCDYCVLCQDICPEEAIKVKGERPCEAPKVEGTVKVDELKCTQCGRCKAVCPYEAVDLQKPMEGKLSLIEVNLKECDPQGCRGCFNVCPSELWYVPTDPEDPRKIAFAEEFCIYCGACVKACHLGAIKVERTDVHHTEIPDTPWATQWRDAIESLKTGVRKGVDRAVLRETETLKAQKFMGVEFPCIDEETLAAVQAKIDSLMPVLKSAKVRKLWETDSSEKTTAAVKKKMES is encoded by the coding sequence ATGGACCTGCAGGGAACCCATTTTCTCTATACGCAGGCAACTGAGAAATCCCTCAAGACTCTCGATTACGACTATAAGCGCTGCAACGGCTGCGGGATCTGTGTGGATATATGTCCCACAAAAGCCCTTGAATTGGGACCCATACATGAGATTGCAACCGGACTTGATGCTCCTTCCGTTATGATGGACCTGGAAAAATGCACCTTCTGCAGGATGTGTTCAAACCTCTGCCCTGTGCAAGCCATTTCCTTCGAAGCTGTGGGTGAGGTCCCTGATGAAAATCAGTACCCAAAATACGATACGTATGTGAATATCAACGAAAAATGTCTCCCCTGCCTCCTCTGTGAGGGAGCCTGCCCGCAGGACGCAATAGAGGTCGAGTTCACCTTCCCGAAAAAAGAAGAGATTGCTCCCTTTAAGGAAGGGGTAAAGGGTGAAATTGAGATCGATACTGAAAAATGTAACTTCTGCGGGATATGTGCCCGGTTTTGTGATGCCTTCCTCCTGCTTGAACGCGAGCCCACCCCTGAGAACCCTGTACCTTTTGAGCAGCTCCTTGTAGATGAGGATAAATGTGACTATTGTGTGCTCTGCCAGGACATCTGCCCGGAAGAGGCTATAAAGGTTAAAGGGGAACGCCCCTGCGAAGCCCCGAAAGTGGAAGGCACGGTAAAGGTTGATGAGCTGAAGTGTACGCAATGCGGCCGCTGCAAGGCTGTCTGCCCCTATGAAGCCGTTGACCTTCAAAAGCCCATGGAAGGGAAACTGAGTCTGATTGAGGTAAACCTGAAAGAGTGCGATCCCCAGGGCTGTCGCGGCTGCTTTAATGTTTGTCCCTCGGAACTCTGGTACGTGCCGACAGACCCTGAAGACCCGCGCAAGATTGCTTTTGCCGAAGAGTTTTGCATTTATTGCGGAGCCTGCGTGAAAGCCTGCCACCTTGGAGCCATAAAAGTAGAAAGAACTGATGTCCACCACACAGAAATCCCGGATACACCCTGGGCTACGCAGTGGAGGGATGCAATCGAGTCCTTGAAGACAGGAGTCAGGAAAGGAGTTGATCGGGCCGTCCTCAGAGAGACTGAAACCCTCAAAGCCCAGAAGTTTATGGGCGTAGAGTTCCCATGTATCGATGAGGAAACACTTGCAGCTGTGCAGGCTAAAATTGATTCTCTCATGCCTGTCCTTAAGAGTGCAAAGGTCAGGAAACTCTGGGAAACCGATTCTTCGGAAAAAACCACGGCAGCTGTGAAAAAGAAGATGGAAAGCTGA
- a CDS encoding universal stress protein, with amino-acid sequence MGVANFKKIMIATDGSICSRMAANNAIELARLSGGTVYAVYVVSTDYFSSMAVDFDWERMNEALKKEGHSAVSYVKRTGEMEGVYVELVLLEGHPADELIRYAEENKMDIVVMGTLGKTGLDRLLLGSVAENVVRHCKVPVMIVSQLPANKLAGM; translated from the coding sequence ATGGGAGTCGCTAATTTCAAGAAAATAATGATTGCAACCGATGGTTCTATCTGCTCCAGGATGGCTGCTAACAATGCAATAGAACTTGCCCGTTTGAGCGGGGGAACTGTTTATGCGGTATATGTGGTGTCCACGGATTATTTCTCTTCGATGGCTGTGGATTTTGACTGGGAAAGGATGAATGAAGCCCTGAAAAAAGAAGGACACTCAGCTGTTAGTTATGTCAAAAGGACAGGAGAAATGGAAGGAGTCTATGTGGAACTCGTCCTGCTTGAAGGGCATCCGGCAGACGAACTGATCCGTTATGCCGAAGAGAATAAGATGGATATTGTTGTTATGGGAACTCTCGGCAAGACAGGGCTGGACAGGCTGCTGCTCGGCAGTGTGGCTGAAAATGTTGTAAGGCACTGCAAGGTACCGGTAATGATTGTGAGTCAACTACCCGCCAATAAATTGGCAGGCATGTAA
- a CDS encoding DUF2284 domain-containing protein, with protein sequence MKIDEENYRLLEEKAKELGAKSVRLFPAENIVVEDRTILKCIFGCNGYGSRVCPPYIPTVDEFKKMLADYDWALLVEWNSENVFTREVSENFLKFSVEPPKDEAVKQQFQNNLKTVMKDRKEIIQPGVLEIEKLAWILGYNTALATFPGMCTWCATSDYSGVNCAGDKGPCHHPTLRRPCLMGLGVRMDKTLEKLGMQLQKYPMDDTSPSPYTLVLLD encoded by the coding sequence ATGAAGATAGATGAAGAAAACTACAGGTTGTTGGAAGAAAAGGCAAAAGAACTGGGGGCAAAAAGCGTAAGGCTCTTTCCCGCAGAAAATATCGTGGTCGAAGACCGGACTATTTTAAAGTGTATATTCGGCTGCAACGGCTACGGAAGCCGGGTCTGCCCACCTTACATCCCAACTGTGGACGAGTTTAAGAAAATGCTTGCCGACTACGACTGGGCCCTCCTTGTTGAATGGAATTCCGAAAACGTCTTCACCCGGGAAGTCAGCGAAAACTTCCTAAAATTTAGCGTCGAACCTCCCAAAGATGAAGCTGTAAAGCAGCAGTTCCAGAACAACCTGAAAACCGTAATGAAAGACCGAAAAGAAATAATCCAGCCCGGAGTCCTCGAAATCGAAAAACTTGCCTGGATTCTTGGCTACAATACCGCCCTTGCCACTTTCCCAGGCATGTGCACCTGGTGTGCCACAAGCGACTATTCCGGCGTAAATTGTGCCGGTGATAAAGGTCCCTGCCACCATCCAACCCTTCGAAGGCCCTGCCTTATGGGGCTTGGAGTGAGGATGGACAAGACCCTTGAAAAACTGGGGATGCAGCTTCAGAAGTATCCGATGGATGATACGAGCCCATCGCCATATACGCTGGTTTTGCTGGATTGA
- the iscB gene encoding RNA-guided endonuclease IscB: MLVFVINQNKKPLMPCKPSKARKLLQAGKAKVVQNTPFTIKLLFGSSGYTQPVIAGMDTGSKVVGCAAIANGKVLYQSEIYLRENVSKKMEQRKMYRRTRRGRKTRYRPARFDNRGNSRREGRLAPSIKSKLEAHFREKMFVESLLPVTGWKVELASFDIHKITNPEVSGIGYQEGDLKGFYNVKAYVLDRDGYTCQHCRGKSKDSRLHCHHIVFRSQKGSDAPENLITLCETCHKALHNGEFKLSGNKSKTKHATEIGILKSQIRKSGWSFAETFGYETKYRREQILKLIKTHYFDAVAICCRDDQKVEVEDSVFLKRNVSAGDYQQTKGKRSEKKIPTGKLFGLRKFDLVKTENGIGFIRGKRSSGYFSISDIFGNKISDSVNVKKKCRRLSARSTTLVQMVQMTHSSPTCHFRQAGNVEEGVSC, from the coding sequence ATGTTAGTTTTCGTAATCAATCAAAACAAAAAACCACTAATGCCCTGTAAACCTTCAAAAGCCAGAAAGCTACTGCAAGCAGGCAAGGCAAAAGTGGTCCAAAATACTCCATTCACAATCAAGTTACTTTTCGGAAGCAGTGGCTATACTCAACCTGTAATTGCAGGGATGGATACCGGCTCTAAGGTAGTGGGCTGTGCAGCCATTGCTAACGGAAAAGTGTTGTATCAATCCGAAATTTACCTTAGAGAAAACGTTTCGAAAAAGATGGAACAACGGAAGATGTACCGTAGAACCAGAAGAGGTCGAAAAACAAGGTATAGACCTGCAAGATTTGATAACCGGGGAAATTCAAGGAGAGAAGGAAGATTGGCTCCTTCCATCAAAAGCAAACTTGAAGCTCATTTCCGGGAAAAGATGTTTGTGGAATCCCTGCTTCCTGTAACCGGGTGGAAGGTAGAACTTGCTTCCTTTGATATTCACAAAATAACAAATCCGGAGGTTTCCGGAATTGGGTATCAGGAAGGGGACCTTAAAGGCTTCTACAATGTCAAAGCTTACGTTCTGGATCGAGACGGCTACACATGCCAGCATTGCAGGGGAAAGTCAAAGGATTCCCGGCTACATTGCCATCACATTGTTTTCAGGTCACAGAAGGGATCAGATGCTCCGGAAAACCTGATTACACTTTGTGAAACCTGTCACAAAGCCCTGCACAATGGAGAATTCAAGCTTTCAGGGAACAAGTCAAAAACAAAACATGCAACTGAAATCGGGATCCTCAAATCCCAAATTCGGAAATCCGGCTGGAGTTTTGCAGAGACTTTCGGGTACGAAACCAAGTACAGGAGAGAGCAGATATTGAAGTTGATAAAAACACATTACTTTGATGCTGTTGCTATTTGTTGCAGGGACGATCAGAAAGTAGAGGTAGAAGATTCGGTTTTTCTAAAAAGAAACGTTTCTGCGGGAGATTATCAGCAAACAAAAGGGAAGAGATCAGAGAAGAAAATACCTACCGGAAAGCTGTTTGGGCTCAGGAAATTTGATCTTGTAAAAACGGAAAACGGGATTGGGTTCATTCGTGGCAAACGGTCATCCGGGTATTTTTCAATCTCAGATATATTCGGAAACAAAATTTCAGATAGTGTTAATGTTAAGAAAAAATGCAGGAGACTGAGTGCGAGGAGTACAACATTAGTTCAGATGGTACAGATGACGCATTCCTCCCCCACCTGCCATTTCCGGCAAGCCGGAAATGTCGAGGAAGGGGTCTCCTGCTGA
- a CDS encoding cobyric acid synthase, with amino-acid sequence MEKKSLLILGTASHVGKSSVVTAICRILSRSYRVAPFKAQNMSLNSWITKDGKEIGIAQAIQAKAAGTEPTADMNPVLLKPKGDRVSQVILLGEPYADKSAGEYYDSIEEMHAVLKGALERLWKEHDIIVMEGAGGAAEINLYDRDIVNIGTARLTKAPIILVGDIERGGVFASLYGTVALLPEDVKKNVKGLIINKFRGDPEILKPGLKQLEEKTGIPVLGVLPYFKLRIPSEDSVSLGDKEGLKTENDIEIAVIRLPRISNFTDFEPLEGLVKVRYVDIDEDLGNPDAIMIPGTKNTINDLLDLRASGMEKKIQAFKGKIPIFGICGGYQMLGRTIFDSGVENGVEAEFEGLGLLDIATRFGAYKKRTVQVTKKINGHGPILKPIDGEEIKGYEIHMGVTDSDHTVFGDDGAIDAEGLVIGTYLHGLFDNGNIRNALVQYLCEKKGLEYRPEEIVSESDAYDELASVFEQNIDMEKFYEIAGI; translated from the coding sequence ATGGAGAAGAAAAGCCTCTTAATTCTGGGAACCGCCTCTCATGTTGGTAAAAGTTCAGTCGTGACTGCCATATGCAGGATCCTGTCCAGAAGCTACAGGGTAGCCCCCTTCAAGGCCCAGAACATGAGCCTGAATTCCTGGATCACAAAAGACGGAAAGGAAATCGGGATTGCACAGGCAATCCAGGCAAAAGCCGCAGGTACCGAACCCACTGCAGACATGAACCCTGTCCTCCTGAAACCAAAAGGGGACCGTGTTTCCCAGGTAATCCTGCTGGGTGAACCCTATGCTGACAAGAGTGCAGGCGAGTATTACGATTCTATTGAAGAGATGCATGCGGTCCTTAAAGGGGCTCTTGAAAGGCTCTGGAAAGAACACGACATTATTGTTATGGAAGGAGCCGGAGGGGCTGCAGAGATCAACCTCTATGACCGGGATATCGTAAATATAGGCACTGCCAGGCTCACTAAGGCTCCCATAATCCTTGTAGGAGATATAGAAAGGGGAGGAGTGTTTGCAAGCCTTTACGGCACAGTTGCCCTTCTGCCCGAAGATGTAAAGAAGAACGTCAAAGGGCTTATAATCAATAAATTCAGGGGCGACCCTGAAATCCTGAAGCCTGGACTTAAGCAGCTCGAGGAAAAAACCGGAATCCCTGTGCTCGGAGTCCTGCCCTATTTCAAGCTCCGCATCCCCTCCGAAGATTCGGTCTCACTCGGGGATAAAGAAGGTTTAAAGACAGAAAACGATATTGAAATCGCAGTAATCCGCCTGCCCAGAATCTCAAATTTTACGGATTTCGAACCCCTTGAGGGACTCGTAAAAGTCCGTTACGTAGACATTGACGAAGATCTCGGAAACCCTGATGCAATCATGATCCCTGGCACGAAGAACACGATCAATGACCTTCTTGATCTCAGGGCAAGCGGGATGGAAAAAAAAATCCAGGCTTTCAAAGGAAAAATCCCGATATTCGGAATCTGCGGCGGTTACCAGATGCTTGGCAGGACTATCTTTGATTCCGGAGTGGAAAATGGAGTCGAAGCTGAGTTTGAAGGTCTTGGGCTTCTGGATATAGCAACCAGATTCGGGGCATATAAAAAGAGGACAGTCCAGGTAACAAAGAAAATTAATGGCCACGGCCCTATCCTAAAACCCATAGACGGGGAGGAGATCAAAGGCTATGAAATTCACATGGGAGTTACTGATTCAGATCACACTGTTTTCGGAGACGATGGAGCCATTGATGCAGAAGGCCTGGTAATCGGCACATATCTTCACGGGCTCTTTGATAACGGGAATATAAGAAATGCCCTTGTTCAATATCTCTGCGAGAAAAAGGGGCTTGAGTACAGGCCTGAAGAGATCGTAAGCGAAAGCGACGCCTATGATGAACTCGCAAGTGTGTTTGAGCAAAACATTGACATGGAAAAGTTCTACGAGATTGCAGGGATCTGA
- a CDS encoding ferredoxin-thioredoxin reductase catalytic domain-containing protein → MSGHDEVKDKMYEWTEKYASKAGYRLNPDKEALDYVLDGLASRVEKFGRRYCPCRIVTGDENEDKKIVCPCIYHKDEIEKDGNCHCELFFKPS, encoded by the coding sequence ATGAGTGGACACGATGAAGTAAAAGATAAGATGTATGAATGGACAGAAAAATACGCAAGCAAAGCAGGCTACAGGCTTAACCCGGATAAAGAGGCTCTTGATTACGTTCTTGACGGGCTTGCTTCAAGGGTTGAAAAGTTCGGGAGGCGCTATTGTCCGTGCAGGATAGTAACCGGGGACGAGAATGAAGATAAAAAGATAGTTTGTCCCTGTATCTATCATAAAGATGAAATTGAAAAAGACGGAAACTGCCACTGTGAACTTTTCTTTAAGCCTTCCTGA